Proteins encoded together in one Balaenoptera ricei isolate mBalRic1 chromosome 2, mBalRic1.hap2, whole genome shotgun sequence window:
- the LINS1 gene encoding protein Lines homolog 1 isoform X3 — MFQTSDKLLSHMAAKCLALLLYFQLKEKITLSNSWISFCQKNLSEYSESDKVVYCLWMLTFVIKEIFKDTCSQKTEILKQFLTPFDTIFEVFYNSLFSQHFENHQDTSKLINSLICFLELLELLIASRIHLKLHFTCQRILFLKPSCVFDVITWPIQAFVKRKFIIFIKKCLLCKVGEDLSRGSVPTFMAPDHPLDVDLLALADAVLQAVDLGLLRTLSVYGKPSCFGGDEVQPGCECVPGPDHVILRAASLLIIRSLEIKFQNGASANEMKVDLQRFMSELLTFLKPHLQPSLQSHNLCEWLSRVFIEQDDDMLEAAKTAMGIYLKLTRECEATESLTQEKEMWNHHTHENGYNPHCIFLFLLKNIGFDSTVLLDFLISSETCFLEYFVRYLKLLQKDWDNFFTICKYFDITESKDNINICCCISSLVQDRSSNQTEPSPLAVLGNHRDAHAWVSWASEASSEPLNHVVMSEEAQATLQANSLSPARTSQSLVDYETSDDSEEESTGQRLANSRLTSLHQEAMKKIQDTVGTSRDKKELSLESQSRSLVSKVSNTPFSVDCDIGPNNIASKVGISHRTVKCFEELQGAIYRLQKKNLFPYNPTALLKLLKHIETIYNRSMTPL, encoded by the exons ATGTTCCAAACCTCGGATAAATTGTTATCTCACATGGCTGCAAAGTGCCTTGCACTACTTCTGTATTTCCAACTGAAGGAAAAG ATAACATTGAGTAATTCCTGGATTTCTTTCTGCcaaaaaaatctttctgaataTTCTGAAAGTGATAAAGTAGTATACTGCCTCTGGATGCTTACCTTTGtaataaaagaaatctttaaagatACATGTTCACAAAAAACAG aaaTTCTAAAGCAGTTCCTGACTCCTTTTGACACTATTTTTGAAGTCTTTTACAATTCCTTATTTTCTCAGCATTTTGAAAACCACCAAGATACTTCTAAACTAATAAATAGCTTGATATGTTTCCTGGAATTGCTTGAACTTCTTATAGCCTCCAGAATCCACCTGAAGTTACATTTCACTTGCcagaggattttatttttgaaaccttctTGCGTGTTCGACGTTATTACCTGGCCTATTCAGGCTTTTGTCAAAAGGAAATTCATCATATTCATCAAAAAGTGCCTTCTCTGCAAAGTGGGTGAAGACCTTTCTCGGGGATCTGTCCCTACCTTCATGGCACCAGATCATCCTTTAGATGTGGACCTGTTGGCTTTGGCTGATGCTGTTTTGCAAGCTGTGGATTTGGGCTTGTTGAGGACACTGTCTGTCTATGGAAAACCTTCCTGCTTTGGAGGCGATGAAGTCCAACCTGGATGTGAGTGTGTCCCTGGTCCAGATCATGTGATCCTTAGAGCAGCGAGCTTACTTATCATTAGATCCTTAGAAATCAAGTTTCAAAATGGTGCTTCAGCAAATGAAATGAAAG TTGATTTACAGAGGTTCATGTCTGAGTTACTGACCTTCTTAAAGCCTCACCTTCAGCCCTCTCTGCAATCACACAATCTTTGTGAGTGGTTGTCTAGGGTCTTCATAGAACAAGACGATGACATGCTGGAGGCTGCCAAAACAGCAATGGGCATCTACCTGAAGTTGACCAG AGAATGTGAAGCTACTGAAAGCTTgacccaagaaaaagaaatgtggaaCCATCACACACATGAAAATGGCTATAATCcacactgtatttttttattcttattaaaaaatataggaTTTGATTCTACAGTTCTTCTTGATTTTTTGATTTCATCAGAAACctgttttcttgaatattttgttagatatttaaaattattgcaaAAAGACTGGGATAATTTTTTCACCATTTGCAAGTACTTTGATATAACTGAATCTAAAGataacataaatatttgttgttgtatCTCCTCACTTGTCCAAGACAGAAGCAGCAACCAAACAGAACCTAGTCCTTTGGCTGTTCTTGGTAATCACAGAGATGCTCATGCTTGGGTCTCCTGGGCTTCTGAAGCTTCTTCTGAACCACTGAACCATGTTGTGATGTCTGAGGAGGCCCAGGCCACACTCCAGGCTAATAGTCTGTCTCCCGCACGAACTTCTCAAAGTCTGGTAGATTATGAAACCTCTGATGATTCTGAAGAAGAATCCACAGGCCAGCGTTTAGCAAACAGTAGACTAACATCTTTACACCAAGAAGCAATGAAGAAAATTCAGGACACAGTTGGAACAAGTAGGGATAAAAAAGAACTTAGCCTGGAGTCTCAGTCAAGGTCTCTGGTTTCCAAAGTATCTAATACTCCCTTCTCTGTTGATTGTGACATAGGCCCAAATAACATTGCTTCTAAAGTGGGAATATCTCACAGAACAGTAAAGTGCTTTGAAGAGCTACAAGGTGCCATTTATCGTTTGCAGAAGAAAAATCTGTTCCCATATAATCCAACAGCACTTTTGAAGTTGTTAAAACATATTGAGACAATATATAATAGAAGTATGACTCCTTTGTAA
- the LINS1 gene encoding protein Lines homolog 1 isoform X1 — MAIKMKAFFEVLEQLYRKVLLGATLENDSHDYIFYLNPAFSDQDCSTTTSSDCSNILDVQGKHQPSSVNLATPSVAPVCLQRHFQLSSTREIMLLQLTVIKVMITRILSVETELHAKEKYKDIIKILLKSSDIDSKLTCMFQTSDKLLSHMAAKCLALLLYFQLKEKITLSNSWISFCQKNLSEYSESDKVVYCLWMLTFVIKEIFKDTCSQKTEILKQFLTPFDTIFEVFYNSLFSQHFENHQDTSKLINSLICFLELLELLIASRIHLKLHFTCQRILFLKPSCVFDVITWPIQAFVKRKFIIFIKKCLLCKVGEDLSRGSVPTFMAPDHPLDVDLLALADAVLQAVDLGLLRTLSVYGKPSCFGGDEVQPGCECVPGPDHVILRAASLLIIRSLEIKFQNGASANEMKVDLQRFMSELLTFLKPHLQPSLQSHNLCEWLSRVFIEQDDDMLEAAKTAMGIYLKLTRECEATESLTQEKEMWNHHTHENGYNPHCIFLFLLKNIGFDSTVLLDFLISSETCFLEYFVRYLKLLQKDWDNFFTICKYFDITESKDNINICCCISSLVQDRSSNQTEPSPLAVLGNHRDAHAWVSWASEASSEPLNHVVMSEEAQATLQANSLSPARTSQSLVDYETSDDSEEESTGQRLANSRLTSLHQEAMKKIQDTVGTSRDKKELSLESQSRSLVSKVSNTPFSVDCDIGPNNIASKVGISHRTVKCFEELQGAIYRLQKKNLFPYNPTALLKLLKHIETIYNRSMTPL, encoded by the exons ATGGCAATCAAAATGAAAGCTTTCTTTGAAGTTTTAGAACAATTATACCGGAAGGTACTTCTTGGAGCCACACTTGAAAATGACAGCCATGATTACATCTTTTATCTCAACCCAGCATTTTCAGATCAAGATTGCTCTACAACCACCTCCTCAGACTGCTCAAACATCCTTGATGTTCAGGGCAAGCATCAGCCATCCTCTGTGAATTTGGCTACCCCTTCTGTAGCACCTGTTTGTTTGCAGAGACATTTTCAGTTGAGCAGTACCCGAGAAATAATGCTCCTTCAGTTAACAGTGATCAAAGTGATGATAACCAGAATATTATCTGTCGAAACTGAATTGCATGCTAAGgagaaatataaagatataattaaaattCTCTTAAAATCATCTGACATCGATTCTAAATTA acCTGTATGTTCCAAACCTCGGATAAATTGTTATCTCACATGGCTGCAAAGTGCCTTGCACTACTTCTGTATTTCCAACTGAAGGAAAAG ATAACATTGAGTAATTCCTGGATTTCTTTCTGCcaaaaaaatctttctgaataTTCTGAAAGTGATAAAGTAGTATACTGCCTCTGGATGCTTACCTTTGtaataaaagaaatctttaaagatACATGTTCACAAAAAACAG aaaTTCTAAAGCAGTTCCTGACTCCTTTTGACACTATTTTTGAAGTCTTTTACAATTCCTTATTTTCTCAGCATTTTGAAAACCACCAAGATACTTCTAAACTAATAAATAGCTTGATATGTTTCCTGGAATTGCTTGAACTTCTTATAGCCTCCAGAATCCACCTGAAGTTACATTTCACTTGCcagaggattttatttttgaaaccttctTGCGTGTTCGACGTTATTACCTGGCCTATTCAGGCTTTTGTCAAAAGGAAATTCATCATATTCATCAAAAAGTGCCTTCTCTGCAAAGTGGGTGAAGACCTTTCTCGGGGATCTGTCCCTACCTTCATGGCACCAGATCATCCTTTAGATGTGGACCTGTTGGCTTTGGCTGATGCTGTTTTGCAAGCTGTGGATTTGGGCTTGTTGAGGACACTGTCTGTCTATGGAAAACCTTCCTGCTTTGGAGGCGATGAAGTCCAACCTGGATGTGAGTGTGTCCCTGGTCCAGATCATGTGATCCTTAGAGCAGCGAGCTTACTTATCATTAGATCCTTAGAAATCAAGTTTCAAAATGGTGCTTCAGCAAATGAAATGAAAG TTGATTTACAGAGGTTCATGTCTGAGTTACTGACCTTCTTAAAGCCTCACCTTCAGCCCTCTCTGCAATCACACAATCTTTGTGAGTGGTTGTCTAGGGTCTTCATAGAACAAGACGATGACATGCTGGAGGCTGCCAAAACAGCAATGGGCATCTACCTGAAGTTGACCAG AGAATGTGAAGCTACTGAAAGCTTgacccaagaaaaagaaatgtggaaCCATCACACACATGAAAATGGCTATAATCcacactgtatttttttattcttattaaaaaatataggaTTTGATTCTACAGTTCTTCTTGATTTTTTGATTTCATCAGAAACctgttttcttgaatattttgttagatatttaaaattattgcaaAAAGACTGGGATAATTTTTTCACCATTTGCAAGTACTTTGATATAACTGAATCTAAAGataacataaatatttgttgttgtatCTCCTCACTTGTCCAAGACAGAAGCAGCAACCAAACAGAACCTAGTCCTTTGGCTGTTCTTGGTAATCACAGAGATGCTCATGCTTGGGTCTCCTGGGCTTCTGAAGCTTCTTCTGAACCACTGAACCATGTTGTGATGTCTGAGGAGGCCCAGGCCACACTCCAGGCTAATAGTCTGTCTCCCGCACGAACTTCTCAAAGTCTGGTAGATTATGAAACCTCTGATGATTCTGAAGAAGAATCCACAGGCCAGCGTTTAGCAAACAGTAGACTAACATCTTTACACCAAGAAGCAATGAAGAAAATTCAGGACACAGTTGGAACAAGTAGGGATAAAAAAGAACTTAGCCTGGAGTCTCAGTCAAGGTCTCTGGTTTCCAAAGTATCTAATACTCCCTTCTCTGTTGATTGTGACATAGGCCCAAATAACATTGCTTCTAAAGTGGGAATATCTCACAGAACAGTAAAGTGCTTTGAAGAGCTACAAGGTGCCATTTATCGTTTGCAGAAGAAAAATCTGTTCCCATATAATCCAACAGCACTTTTGAAGTTGTTAAAACATATTGAGACAATATATAATAGAAGTATGACTCCTTTGTAA
- the LINS1 gene encoding protein Lines homolog 1 isoform X2 encodes MAIKMKAFFEVLEQLYRKVLLGATLENDSHDYIFYLNPAFSDQDCSTTTSSDCSNILDVQGKHQPSSVNLATPSVAPVCLQRHFQLSSTREIMLLQLTVIKVMITRILSVETELHAKEKYKDIIKILLKSSDIDSKLTCMFQTSDKLLSHMAAKCLALLLYFQLKEKITLSNSWISFCQKNLSEYSESDKVVYCLWMLTFVIKEIFKDTCSQKTEILKQFLTPFDTIFEVFYNSLFSQHFENHQDTSKLINSLICFLELLELLIASRIHLKLHFTCQRILFLKPSCVFDVITWPIQAFVKRKFIIFIKKCLLCKVGEDLSRGSVPTFMAPDHPLDVDLLALADAVLQAVDLGLLRTLSVYGKPSCFGGDEVQPGFDLQRFMSELLTFLKPHLQPSLQSHNLCEWLSRVFIEQDDDMLEAAKTAMGIYLKLTRECEATESLTQEKEMWNHHTHENGYNPHCIFLFLLKNIGFDSTVLLDFLISSETCFLEYFVRYLKLLQKDWDNFFTICKYFDITESKDNINICCCISSLVQDRSSNQTEPSPLAVLGNHRDAHAWVSWASEASSEPLNHVVMSEEAQATLQANSLSPARTSQSLVDYETSDDSEEESTGQRLANSRLTSLHQEAMKKIQDTVGTSRDKKELSLESQSRSLVSKVSNTPFSVDCDIGPNNIASKVGISHRTVKCFEELQGAIYRLQKKNLFPYNPTALLKLLKHIETIYNRSMTPL; translated from the exons ATGGCAATCAAAATGAAAGCTTTCTTTGAAGTTTTAGAACAATTATACCGGAAGGTACTTCTTGGAGCCACACTTGAAAATGACAGCCATGATTACATCTTTTATCTCAACCCAGCATTTTCAGATCAAGATTGCTCTACAACCACCTCCTCAGACTGCTCAAACATCCTTGATGTTCAGGGCAAGCATCAGCCATCCTCTGTGAATTTGGCTACCCCTTCTGTAGCACCTGTTTGTTTGCAGAGACATTTTCAGTTGAGCAGTACCCGAGAAATAATGCTCCTTCAGTTAACAGTGATCAAAGTGATGATAACCAGAATATTATCTGTCGAAACTGAATTGCATGCTAAGgagaaatataaagatataattaaaattCTCTTAAAATCATCTGACATCGATTCTAAATTA acCTGTATGTTCCAAACCTCGGATAAATTGTTATCTCACATGGCTGCAAAGTGCCTTGCACTACTTCTGTATTTCCAACTGAAGGAAAAG ATAACATTGAGTAATTCCTGGATTTCTTTCTGCcaaaaaaatctttctgaataTTCTGAAAGTGATAAAGTAGTATACTGCCTCTGGATGCTTACCTTTGtaataaaagaaatctttaaagatACATGTTCACAAAAAACAG aaaTTCTAAAGCAGTTCCTGACTCCTTTTGACACTATTTTTGAAGTCTTTTACAATTCCTTATTTTCTCAGCATTTTGAAAACCACCAAGATACTTCTAAACTAATAAATAGCTTGATATGTTTCCTGGAATTGCTTGAACTTCTTATAGCCTCCAGAATCCACCTGAAGTTACATTTCACTTGCcagaggattttatttttgaaaccttctTGCGTGTTCGACGTTATTACCTGGCCTATTCAGGCTTTTGTCAAAAGGAAATTCATCATATTCATCAAAAAGTGCCTTCTCTGCAAAGTGGGTGAAGACCTTTCTCGGGGATCTGTCCCTACCTTCATGGCACCAGATCATCCTTTAGATGTGGACCTGTTGGCTTTGGCTGATGCTGTTTTGCAAGCTGTGGATTTGGGCTTGTTGAGGACACTGTCTGTCTATGGAAAACCTTCCTGCTTTGGAGGCGATGAAGTCCAACCTGGAT TTGATTTACAGAGGTTCATGTCTGAGTTACTGACCTTCTTAAAGCCTCACCTTCAGCCCTCTCTGCAATCACACAATCTTTGTGAGTGGTTGTCTAGGGTCTTCATAGAACAAGACGATGACATGCTGGAGGCTGCCAAAACAGCAATGGGCATCTACCTGAAGTTGACCAG AGAATGTGAAGCTACTGAAAGCTTgacccaagaaaaagaaatgtggaaCCATCACACACATGAAAATGGCTATAATCcacactgtatttttttattcttattaaaaaatataggaTTTGATTCTACAGTTCTTCTTGATTTTTTGATTTCATCAGAAACctgttttcttgaatattttgttagatatttaaaattattgcaaAAAGACTGGGATAATTTTTTCACCATTTGCAAGTACTTTGATATAACTGAATCTAAAGataacataaatatttgttgttgtatCTCCTCACTTGTCCAAGACAGAAGCAGCAACCAAACAGAACCTAGTCCTTTGGCTGTTCTTGGTAATCACAGAGATGCTCATGCTTGGGTCTCCTGGGCTTCTGAAGCTTCTTCTGAACCACTGAACCATGTTGTGATGTCTGAGGAGGCCCAGGCCACACTCCAGGCTAATAGTCTGTCTCCCGCACGAACTTCTCAAAGTCTGGTAGATTATGAAACCTCTGATGATTCTGAAGAAGAATCCACAGGCCAGCGTTTAGCAAACAGTAGACTAACATCTTTACACCAAGAAGCAATGAAGAAAATTCAGGACACAGTTGGAACAAGTAGGGATAAAAAAGAACTTAGCCTGGAGTCTCAGTCAAGGTCTCTGGTTTCCAAAGTATCTAATACTCCCTTCTCTGTTGATTGTGACATAGGCCCAAATAACATTGCTTCTAAAGTGGGAATATCTCACAGAACAGTAAAGTGCTTTGAAGAGCTACAAGGTGCCATTTATCGTTTGCAGAAGAAAAATCTGTTCCCATATAATCCAACAGCACTTTTGAAGTTGTTAAAACATATTGAGACAATATATAATAGAAGTATGACTCCTTTGTAA